TTTATTGTTTTTTACAATGAATCAATATTCTTTTTTTCCATCCGTTATGTAAGTTAAAACGCTTGAGATGACACACAAAAACCGGTACGACATTCATCGTACCGGTCATCTCATCGCTTATAATTACCAGTCTCAAACCACCTCAACACATTCCGCGTCACACGTAACTTTTCGTGAATCGGAAATTGATGCGCATAGGCGTAGGTCTGAAGTGTCGTCTGCTCGGGATGACGCGCAACATAAGCCGTTGCGTGTCGTAAACGAACATTCTCGTCATACGCACCGTGAATCAACAACACCTCACCTTGAGGTGCGACATGGAGCGGCGAGCGAACCGCGTATGCATCAGGAACGGTGTCTGGTGTACCTCCCGTGTATCGTCGCAGCATCTTTTGCATCGTCTTCTGTTCTTCATACGTCCACGTCAGCTCGGTCACCCCTGCCCACGACACCGTTCGGGCAACCGGACGGTGATGCGCCAGTAGCAATGCCATCTGTCCACCACGAGAAAAACCGAATGCGTGTACATGCGAGACACGTTGCTGCAACCAGTCAAAGGCACTGCATGCGTCTTCAACATCTCGATGTCCGAAGTCTTCTTTTCCTGTCCCGCCTAAGTTTCCCCGATAGAAAGGTGCCATGACGAAAAAACCAGCCTGCGCGAATGCGAGCAGTCGTGTCGGTCGGACCATTCCGATCGAACGCGTACCACCACGCAAGTAGAGAATTCCCTGACCGTTCGCGACTTGCGGTAAGACGATATAGGCACCGACACGTTCCCCGTCCGCCGTCGTGTAGAACATCCGAAACGTCCGAAACGGACCTTGACGCGGAAGCTCAAACCAATCGGCGTTCGCTAAGTACACGGAGCGTCTCCGGAAGGACACGGTCCTTCATCATGAAGCTATATTGTCGGTTCGTGTCGAGACGATCAGGGAGTTCCTCGAACAGAAAAGCACCATCGGTTTCATCCACGGCAAGATGAGACGACAGCGATCCGATCTGCGCGAAATAGATGTTTTTGATGATCGTATCGCCTTTTCCGGCAACACGATATTGTCCAACATATGATAGGGAATCGATTTTCCCACCCGTCTCTTCCATCACTTCACGCCGTGCGGCTTCTTCTGCCGTCTCCCCTGGTTCAACCTTTCCACCAGGAAATTCATAACCACGCTGCTTATGATGGGTCAGCAACCATTTTCCTTCGTACACGGCAATGACCCACACGTGCAAAGGACGATCCGAGAACGGATGGTCATCAAAACTTAACTCCACTTGATTTTGATAATAATCCAAGAATGTAATCACGTACGTGCACCTCATTTCTTCTTCTAACTTCACTTTACCTGTTTCACGGGTATTCTAAAAGTGAAAACGCCAGGAAAGGCTCTAAATCTGGAAAATGATAGCCTACTATCATCAGATGAACACAAAAAAACAGCCGATGTTCCACTCGGGAACAATCGACTGTCGTTTTGTATTACTTCAAACGTGCTTCGAGTTCTGCTTTTTCTGCTTCGAATCCTGGTTTTCCAAGAAGAGCGAACATGTTTTTCTTGTACGCTTCGACGCCTGGCTGATCGAATGGGTTCACTCCAAGAAGATAACCACTCATTGCACATGCTTTTTCGAAGAAGTAGAACAAGAATCCGAGGTGATACGGTGTCATCTCTGGAAGTTCGACTGTCAAGTTCGGTACTTGTCCGTCTGTGTGTGCAAGCAACGTACCTTCTGCTGCTTTATCGTTGACGAACTGAATCGACTTACCTGCAAGGAAGTTCAATCCATCGAGATCCTGAGCATCTTCTTCAACTGTCAATGCATGACGCGCTTGACCGACTTTGATGACTGTCTCGAACAGGTCACGACGGCCTTCTTGGACGTATTGCCCCATTGAGTGAAGATCAGTCGAGAAGTCGACTGCTGCTGGGAAGATTCCTTTGAAGTCTTTTCCTTCTGATTCTCCGTACAATTGTTTCCACCACTCCGATACATAATGAAGTGCTGGTTCGTAGTTGACGAGAAGCTCGATCGTCTTCCCTTTCGCATAGAGCGCATTTCGAACGACTGCGTATTGATACGCCTCGTTGTCAGCTAGGTTTTCGCTCGCGTAGCGCTCTTGCGCGTCACGTGCCCCTTGCATTAACTCTTCGATTGAAATACCAGCTGCTGCGATTGGTAAGAGACCAACCGGTGTCAAAACAGAGAAACGACCACCGACATCATCCGGAATGACGAATGTTTCGTATCCTTCAGAGTCTGCGAGTGTTTTTAATGCACCGCGTGCTTTATCCGTCGTTGCATAGATCCGGTGTTTCGCTTCTGCTTTACCGTATTTCTCTTCCATGAACGATTTCAAGAGACGGAACGAAATCGCTGGTTCTGTCGTTGTACCCGATTTTGAGATGATGTTGACCGATACATCTTTTCCTTCGAGGACTTCGAATAAATCGTGCAGATACGTCGATGAGATGTTATGACCGGCATAGATGATTTGTGGTGCTTTCCGATCTTCTTTTGATAATAAATTGTGGAACGAGTGTCCGAGCATCTCGATCGCAGCACGTGCACCGAGATATGAACCGCCGATTCCGACGACTAACAACACATCAGAATCCGACTTGATTTTTTCTGCAGACGCTTGGATGCGTGCAAACTCCGCTTGATCGTAGTTCGTCGGAAGATCAACCCATCCTAAGAAATCACTTCCTGCGCCTGTTCCTGCATGAATCGCATGGTGAAGCGTCTTTACTGTCTCCGCCATATGATCTACTTCATGTTGACCTACGAATTGTAGGGCCTTCGAATAATCAAAACGTACTGTTGACATGCCATCGTCCTCCTTATTCATTCGCAACGAAATGCGACCTTCCTTTTCATTAAAACGCAAGAAGGAAGGTCGTTCAAGTCTTTTGTGAAATGAGTAGCAAATGTTACAGATTGTTATAGGGCAGCTGTCACGATTTGACGAACATCTTCGTTTCCAAGTGATTTGAAGTTTCCGAAGTCGCCTCGTGTCATCGCTGACTTGACGATTGAATCAACTGTATCTTCTTTGATGTCGTAATCAGCAAGACGGTTTGGTGCACCGAGTGATGTCCAGAAAGCACTGATTGCGTCAATTGTCGCGTGTGCTGCTTCCATCTCTGATTTACCTTCCGTGTCAACGTTAAAGACGTTTTCACCGAGTGTCACGAAGCGATGTGCATTTGATTCGTCAAGCACGTGGCGCATCCAGTTCGGGAAGAGGAT
This window of the Exiguobacterium acetylicum genome carries:
- the ytkD gene encoding RNA deprotection pyrophosphohydrolase, which produces MITFLDYYQNQVELSFDDHPFSDRPLHVWVIAVYEGKWLLTHHKQRGYEFPGGKVEPGETAEEAARREVMEETGGKIDSLSYVGQYRVAGKGDTIIKNIYFAQIGSLSSHLAVDETDGAFLFEELPDRLDTNRQYSFMMKDRVLPETLRVLSERRLV
- a CDS encoding alpha/beta hydrolase family protein, which produces MYLANADWFELPRQGPFRTFRMFYTTADGERVGAYIVLPQVANGQGILYLRGGTRSIGMVRPTRLLAFAQAGFFVMAPFYRGNLGGTGKEDFGHRDVEDACSAFDWLQQRVSHVHAFGFSRGGQMALLLAHHRPVARTVSWAGVTELTWTYEEQKTMQKMLRRYTGGTPDTVPDAYAVRSPLHVAPQGEVLLIHGAYDENVRLRHATAYVARHPEQTTLQTYAYAHQFPIHEKLRVTRNVLRWFETGNYKR
- a CDS encoding glucose-6-phosphate isomerase, translating into MSTVRFDYSKALQFVGQHEVDHMAETVKTLHHAIHAGTGAGSDFLGWVDLPTNYDQAEFARIQASAEKIKSDSDVLLVVGIGGSYLGARAAIEMLGHSFHNLLSKEDRKAPQIIYAGHNISSTYLHDLFEVLEGKDVSVNIISKSGTTTEPAISFRLLKSFMEEKYGKAEAKHRIYATTDKARGALKTLADSEGYETFVIPDDVGGRFSVLTPVGLLPIAAAGISIEELMQGARDAQERYASENLADNEAYQYAVVRNALYAKGKTIELLVNYEPALHYVSEWWKQLYGESEGKDFKGIFPAAVDFSTDLHSMGQYVQEGRRDLFETVIKVGQARHALTVEEDAQDLDGLNFLAGKSIQFVNDKAAEGTLLAHTDGQVPNLTVELPEMTPYHLGFLFYFFEKACAMSGYLLGVNPFDQPGVEAYKKNMFALLGKPGFEAEKAELEARLK